In the Pseudolabrys taiwanensis genome, one interval contains:
- a CDS encoding sensor histidine kinase, with the protein MRRPLKSAWAFFVSQSFSSLTRRIVFLNLAGLCALVVGVMYLSQFRAGLIDARVQSLLVQSEIIAGAIAASATVETDALTIDPERLLELQAGESYGPADDAVSGIEFPINPERVAPVLRRLVSPTKTRARIYDRDGVLILDSRNLYGRGDVLRFDLPPPDTAEPGLMERAFIAIRRWFGRGDLPIYKELGPENGKGYPEVTQALNGLHASMVRVNDRGEVIVSVAVPVQRFRAVRGALMLSTQGADIDDMVEAERLAIFKVFLIAAGVMVVLSMLLAGTIAGPVRRLADGAERVRRRIRSRVEIPDFTRRNDEIGHLSGALRDMTNALYSRIEAIESFAADVSHELKNPLTSLRSAVETLPMAKTDANRKRLLDVIEHDVKRLDRLISDISDASRLDAELQRQEAAPVDVAKLLDALVTAANEVRGDVRVTLNFEGSGGFRVPGHDSRLGQVVSNLIDNARSFSREGGQVRVTCRRLKSDIEIVVDDDGPGIRPDALEKIFERFYTDRPEEQGFGQNSGLGLSISKQIVEAHGGSIRAENRTAPPAAGDEEPRVTGARFIVRLPAM; encoded by the coding sequence ATGCGCCGGCCGTTGAAGTCGGCCTGGGCCTTCTTCGTCTCGCAAAGCTTTTCCAGCCTCACCCGCCGCATCGTCTTCCTGAACCTGGCCGGTCTTTGCGCGCTGGTCGTCGGCGTGATGTACCTCTCGCAATTCCGCGCCGGCCTCATCGATGCGCGCGTGCAGAGCCTGTTGGTGCAGAGCGAGATCATCGCCGGCGCCATCGCCGCATCGGCCACGGTCGAAACGGATGCGCTCACCATCGATCCCGAACGGCTGCTCGAATTGCAGGCCGGCGAGAGCTACGGTCCCGCCGACGACGCGGTGTCCGGCATCGAGTTTCCCATCAATCCTGAACGCGTCGCGCCGGTGCTGCGCCGCCTCGTCTCGCCGACCAAGACGCGGGCGCGCATTTACGATCGCGACGGCGTGCTGATCCTCGACAGCCGCAATCTCTACGGCCGCGGCGACGTTTTGCGCTTCGACCTGCCGCCGCCCGATACGGCGGAGCCCGGCCTGATGGAACGCGCCTTCATCGCGATCCGGCGCTGGTTCGGCCGCGGCGATCTGCCGATCTACAAGGAGCTCGGACCCGAGAACGGCAAGGGCTATCCGGAAGTCACGCAAGCGCTCAACGGCCTGCACGCCAGCATGGTGCGCGTGAACGACCGCGGCGAAGTGATCGTCTCGGTGGCGGTGCCGGTGCAGCGCTTCCGCGCCGTGCGCGGCGCGCTCATGCTCTCGACGCAAGGCGCCGACATCGACGACATGGTCGAAGCCGAGCGGCTCGCCATCTTCAAAGTGTTCCTGATCGCCGCCGGCGTGATGGTGGTGCTGTCGATGCTGCTGGCCGGCACGATCGCCGGCCCGGTGCGTCGGCTCGCCGACGGCGCGGAGCGCGTGCGCCGCCGGATCCGCAGCCGCGTCGAAATCCCCGACTTCACCCGCCGCAACGACGAGATCGGCCATTTGTCCGGCGCGCTGCGCGACATGACCAACGCGCTCTACAGCCGCATCGAAGCGATCGAAAGCTTCGCCGCCGACGTATCGCACGAATTGAAGAATCCGCTCACCTCGTTGCGCTCGGCGGTGGAGACGCTGCCGATGGCCAAGACCGACGCCAACCGCAAGCGGCTATTGGACGTCATCGAGCACGACGTGAAACGGCTCGATCGTCTGATCTCCGACATCTCCGACGCCAGCCGTCTCGATGCCGAATTGCAGCGCCAGGAAGCCGCGCCGGTCGACGTGGCCAAGTTGCTCGATGCCTTGGTGACGGCGGCGAACGAAGTGCGCGGCGACGTGCGCGTGACGCTCAACTTCGAGGGCTCGGGCGGCTTCCGCGTGCCCGGCCATGACTCGCGTCTTGGACAAGTCGTCAGCAACCTGATCGACAACGCGCGTTCGTTCTCGCGCGAAGGCGGCCAGGTGCGCGTGACCTGCCGCCGGCTCAAAAGCGACATCGAGATCGTCGTCGACGATGACGGCCCCGGCATCCGGCCCGATGCGCTGGAGAAGATCTTCGAGCGCTTCTACACCGACCGGCCCGAGGAGCAGGGCTTCGGCCAGAACTCCGGTCTCGGACTCTCCATTTCGAAGCAGATCGTCGAAGCGCATGGCGGCAGCATCCGCGCCGAGAACCGCACCGCGCCGCCGGCGGCGGGCGACGAAGAGCCGCGCGTCACGGGCGCGCGCTTCATCGTGCGCCTGCCGGCGATGTGA
- a CDS encoding HPr kinase/phosphorylase, with protein sequence MGSTGTTIHASAVLVGATAVLIRGPAGAGKSRLAWELIAAATQGALPFARLVGDDRVHIDAHAGRLLVRPAQVLAGLLEIRGLGIRRLPYEPVAAIGLLVDLAAADAARLPEPEAFETALAGVLLPRLPVAREQASLPLVLGRLATLSAGD encoded by the coding sequence ATGGGCTCAACAGGCACCACCATCCACGCCTCGGCCGTGCTTGTCGGTGCCACGGCCGTGCTGATCCGCGGGCCCGCCGGCGCCGGCAAATCGCGGCTGGCGTGGGAGCTGATCGCGGCGGCCACGCAAGGCGCCCTGCCCTTCGCGCGGCTGGTCGGCGACGACCGCGTCCATATCGATGCACACGCCGGCCGGCTGCTGGTGCGGCCGGCGCAAGTGCTGGCGGGCCTTCTGGAAATCCGCGGCCTCGGCATCCGCCGCCTGCCTTATGAGCCCGTGGCGGCCATCGGCCTCCTGGTCGACCTCGCCGCCGCCGACGCCGCCCGCCTGCCGGAGCCGGAGGCGTTTGAGACCGCGCTCGCCGGTGTCCTGTTGCCACGCCTACCGGTCGCGCGCGAACAGGCTTCTCTACCCTTGGTTTTAGGGCGCCTAGCCACCCTTTCTGCGGGTGATTGA
- a CDS encoding PTS sugar transporter subunit IIA codes for MIGLVLVTHGRLATEFRSALEHVVGPQRQIEAITIGPDDDVEQCRKNILDAVKRVDSGEGVAILTDMFGGTPSNLAISVMSQPKVEVLAGINLPMLIKLAKVRETAPLETAVAAAQEAGRKYCTIASRVLSGK; via the coding sequence ATGATCGGCCTCGTATTAGTGACCCACGGGCGGCTCGCCACCGAGTTTCGCTCGGCCTTGGAGCATGTCGTGGGTCCCCAGCGTCAGATAGAAGCCATTACCATCGGGCCCGATGACGACGTCGAGCAATGTCGCAAGAACATTCTCGACGCGGTCAAACGGGTGGACAGCGGCGAAGGCGTCGCCATCCTCACCGACATGTTCGGCGGCACGCCTTCCAACCTCGCCATCTCGGTGATGAGCCAGCCCAAGGTGGAAGTGCTGGCCGGCATTAACCTTCCGATGCTGATCAAGCTGGCCAAGGTGCGCGAAACCGCACCGCTCGAGACGGCCGTCGCGGCCGCTCAGGAAGCCGGCCGCAAGTACTGCACCATCGCGAGCCGGGTCCTCAGCGGTAAATGA
- a CDS encoding HPr family phosphocarrier protein: MSEPAAADGTSALVREVMIVNKKGLHARASAKFVQTAEQFHADIKVTRHGETVGGTSIMGLMMLAAAPGTTITIACSGPDAQAAMDALTALVANRFGEEE, encoded by the coding sequence ATGAGCGAGCCCGCGGCAGCCGACGGCACGTCCGCGCTCGTGCGCGAGGTGATGATCGTCAACAAGAAGGGCCTGCACGCCCGCGCCTCGGCCAAATTCGTCCAGACCGCCGAACAGTTTCACGCCGACATCAAGGTCACGCGCCACGGCGAGACCGTCGGCGGCACCTCGATCATGGGGCTGATGATGCTCGCCGCCGCACCGGGCACGACCATCACCATTGCCTGCTCCGGCCCGGACGCCCAAGCGGCGATGGATGCACTCACCGCGCTTGTCGCCAATCGCTTCGGCGAAGAAGAATAA
- the soxC gene encoding sulfite dehydrogenase: protein MFPARASRRNFLFAAGSTAGAAAALLSNPATAQKAPPGAEYFDVPDDPTKVPGRPVAGDGGYGSRSQFESEVRVRYPTPNENTSWSLTPLDKMVGNLTASGLHFERHHNGIPTIDPSRHLIVVHGMVDKPLKFTMADLKRFPSVTRRHFIECSGNGLTEWKKPTLKTVQGTHGLLSTSEWTGVPFATIAREVGLKDGGTWVLAEGSDSAVMTRSIPMEKMLSDALLAYGQNGEAIRPEQGYPVRLLLPGYEGNTHIKWLRRLEVSDKPFMTREETSKYTDLMANGKARQFTLDMDAKSVITFPSGDMKLPGPGFYNVTGLAWSGRGRIQSVDVSIDGGKTWYPARIDSLPEPMCTVRFSFPWMWDGKPAVLQSRCTDETGYIQPTLQQLTAIRGDNGPTGSVYHLNAIQSWGVAADGSITNVHA from the coding sequence ATGTTCCCGGCACGCGCAAGCCGACGGAATTTCCTGTTCGCAGCAGGCAGCACGGCCGGCGCTGCCGCCGCACTCCTCTCCAATCCGGCTACAGCTCAAAAAGCCCCGCCGGGCGCGGAATACTTCGACGTGCCGGACGATCCGACAAAAGTACCGGGACGTCCCGTCGCTGGTGACGGCGGTTATGGTTCGCGCTCGCAGTTCGAAAGCGAAGTGCGAGTTCGCTATCCAACGCCGAACGAAAACACGTCTTGGAGTCTGACGCCGCTCGACAAGATGGTCGGCAACCTTACAGCGTCGGGACTCCACTTCGAACGTCATCACAACGGCATCCCGACAATCGATCCTTCCAGGCACCTCATTGTCGTGCATGGCATGGTCGACAAGCCGTTGAAATTCACGATGGCCGATCTGAAGCGCTTCCCGTCAGTCACGCGCCGGCATTTCATCGAATGCTCAGGCAACGGCCTCACTGAATGGAAAAAGCCGACCTTGAAGACCGTGCAAGGCACGCATGGTCTGCTGAGCACATCGGAGTGGACCGGCGTTCCGTTCGCCACGATCGCGCGCGAAGTCGGCCTGAAGGACGGCGGCACCTGGGTCTTGGCTGAGGGGTCTGATTCCGCAGTGATGACGCGCAGCATCCCGATGGAGAAGATGCTGAGCGACGCCCTGCTGGCCTATGGTCAGAATGGCGAGGCAATTCGTCCCGAACAAGGCTATCCCGTGCGTCTCTTGTTGCCCGGCTACGAGGGTAACACGCACATCAAATGGCTCCGCCGCCTGGAAGTCAGCGACAAGCCATTCATGACGCGTGAAGAGACATCGAAGTACACGGACCTCATGGCGAACGGAAAAGCGCGTCAGTTCACGCTCGATATGGACGCCAAATCGGTGATCACGTTCCCGTCCGGCGACATGAAGCTGCCTGGACCCGGTTTCTACAACGTCACCGGCCTGGCTTGGTCGGGGCGCGGCCGGATACAGTCCGTCGACGTGTCGATCGATGGCGGAAAAACCTGGTACCCGGCGCGCATCGACTCGCTGCCCGAGCCCATGTGCACGGTGCGGTTCAGCTTCCCATGGATGTGGGACGGCAAACCCGCCGTGTTACAGAGCCGCTGCACCGACGAGACGGGCTACATCCAGCCCACGTTGCAACAGCTCACCGCGATTCGCGGCGACAACGGACCGACCGGATCGGTCTATCACCTCAACGCGATCCAGAGCTGGGGCGTTGCCGCCGATGGGAGCATAACCAATGTCCATGCGTAA
- a CDS encoding c-type cytochrome, producing the protein MSMRKLRIIATALVAAVPLVAAAQVQSHYGFGTPATPQDLAKYFSIPADGRGLPPGSGTAANGAKLFADNCAACHGDKLQGNPTAGLGGDKLIGGRGTLATDAPVKTVESYWPYATTLFDYIKRAMPFTSPGTLSDDEVYSLVAYILSEAKIIKANETMDAKSLPKVAMPNRDGFEPDPRPELGLYR; encoded by the coding sequence ATGTCCATGCGTAAGCTCCGCATCATCGCAACGGCGCTCGTCGCGGCTGTACCGCTGGTCGCCGCGGCGCAGGTCCAGTCACATTATGGTTTCGGCACACCGGCAACTCCGCAGGATCTGGCGAAGTACTTCTCCATTCCTGCTGACGGCCGAGGCCTGCCCCCTGGTAGCGGCACAGCGGCGAACGGCGCCAAGCTTTTCGCCGACAATTGTGCCGCCTGTCATGGCGATAAGCTGCAAGGGAATCCGACCGCCGGACTCGGCGGCGACAAACTGATCGGCGGACGCGGCACGCTGGCAACCGACGCTCCCGTCAAAACAGTCGAAAGCTATTGGCCTTATGCCACGACGCTTTTCGACTACATCAAACGGGCAATGCCGTTCACATCGCCGGGCACACTCAGCGACGACGAGGTGTACAGCCTCGTTGCCTACATCCTTTCGGAAGCCAAGATCATCAAGGCCAACGAAACGATGGACGCGAAATCGCTGCCGAAAGTGGCGATGCCGAACCGGGACGGTTTCGAACCCGACCCGCGGCCGGAGCTCGGCCTTTACCGCTAG
- a CDS encoding glutathione peroxidase: protein MTTLYDFSAQDLAGTAVPLARFRGQVLLIVNTASQCGFTKQYAGLERLYEELNGRGFAVLGFPCNQFGGQEPGDAEEIASFCKLQYDVRFPMFAKIEVNGAGAHPLYRWLKGEAKGLLGSEAIKWNFTKFLIDRDGHVVERYAPTTEPAAIKPDIERLL from the coding sequence ATGACGACATTGTACGACTTCAGCGCACAGGACCTCGCGGGCACGGCGGTGCCGCTCGCGCGCTTCCGCGGCCAGGTGCTGCTCATCGTCAACACCGCCAGCCAGTGCGGCTTCACCAAGCAGTATGCCGGCCTCGAGCGGCTCTACGAGGAGCTGAACGGGCGGGGCTTTGCCGTGCTCGGCTTTCCCTGCAATCAGTTCGGCGGCCAGGAGCCGGGCGACGCCGAGGAGATCGCCAGCTTCTGCAAGCTGCAATACGACGTGCGCTTTCCGATGTTCGCCAAGATCGAGGTGAACGGCGCGGGCGCTCATCCGCTCTATCGCTGGCTCAAGGGCGAGGCCAAGGGCCTGCTCGGCAGCGAAGCGATCAAGTGGAATTTCACCAAATTCCTGATCGACCGCGACGGCCACGTGGTCGAGCGCTACGCGCCGACGACCGAGCCGGCGGCGATTAAGCCGGACATCGAACGTCTGTTGTGA
- the ahcY gene encoding adenosylhomocysteinase, whose translation MPVAKEYIVKDIGLADFGRKELSLAETEMPGLMATREEYGPKQPLKGARIAGSLHMTIQTGVLIETLTALGADVRWVSCNIYSTQDHAAAAIAAAGVPVFAVKGETLKDYWDYTAKLFDWHGGGYPNMILDDGGDATMYVHLGLRAEKGDTAFLDKPGSEEEEVFFALLKKQLKEKPKGYFQAIADSIKGVSEETTTGVHRLYDMQKAGTLLWPAINVNDSVTKSKFDNLYGCRESLVDGIRRGTDVMMSGKVAMVAGFGDVGKGSAASLRQAGCRVMVSEIDPICALQAAMEGYQVVTMEDAAPIADIFVTATGNKDIITIDHMRAMKDRAIVCNIGHFDNEIQIASLKNLKWNNIKPQVDEIEFPDGHRIIMLSEGRLVNLGNAMGHPSFVMSASFTNQTLAQIELFANNKDGKYKKEVYVLPKSLDEKVARLHLAKIGVKLTELKKDQADYIGVKVEGPFKSDHYRY comes from the coding sequence ATGCCCGTCGCCAAGGAATACATCGTCAAGGACATCGGCCTCGCCGATTTCGGCCGCAAGGAACTCTCGCTCGCCGAGACCGAAATGCCGGGCCTGATGGCGACCCGCGAGGAATACGGCCCGAAGCAGCCGCTCAAGGGCGCCCGCATCGCCGGCTCGCTGCACATGACGATCCAGACCGGCGTGCTGATCGAGACGCTCACCGCGCTCGGCGCCGACGTGCGCTGGGTATCGTGCAATATCTACTCGACGCAGGATCACGCCGCCGCCGCCATCGCCGCCGCCGGCGTGCCGGTGTTCGCCGTCAAGGGCGAGACGCTGAAGGACTACTGGGACTACACCGCCAAGCTGTTCGACTGGCACGGCGGCGGCTATCCGAACATGATCCTCGACGACGGCGGCGACGCCACGATGTACGTCCACCTCGGCCTGCGCGCCGAGAAGGGCGACACGGCGTTCCTCGACAAGCCGGGTTCGGAAGAAGAGGAAGTGTTCTTCGCCCTGCTCAAGAAGCAGCTCAAGGAAAAGCCGAAGGGCTACTTCCAGGCCATCGCCGACTCGATCAAGGGCGTCTCGGAAGAGACCACCACCGGCGTGCACCGTCTCTACGACATGCAGAAGGCCGGCACGCTGCTGTGGCCGGCCATCAACGTCAACGACTCGGTGACCAAGTCGAAGTTCGACAACCTTTACGGCTGCCGTGAATCGCTGGTCGACGGCATCCGCCGCGGCACCGACGTCATGATGTCGGGCAAGGTGGCGATGGTTGCCGGCTTCGGCGACGTCGGCAAGGGCTCGGCCGCGTCGCTGCGCCAGGCCGGCTGCCGCGTGATGGTGTCGGAAATCGATCCGATCTGCGCGCTGCAGGCGGCGATGGAAGGCTATCAGGTCGTCACGATGGAAGACGCCGCGCCGATCGCCGACATCTTCGTCACCGCGACCGGCAACAAGGACATCATCACCATCGACCACATGCGGGCGATGAAGGATCGCGCCATCGTCTGCAACATCGGCCACTTCGACAACGAGATTCAGATCGCCTCGTTGAAAAACCTGAAGTGGAACAACATCAAGCCGCAGGTGGACGAGATCGAGTTCCCCGATGGTCACCGCATCATCATGCTGTCGGAAGGCCGCCTGGTGAACCTCGGCAACGCCATGGGTCACCCGAGCTTCGTGATGTCGGCGTCCTTCACCAACCAGACGCTGGCGCAGATCGAGCTCTTCGCCAACAACAAGGACGGCAAGTACAAGAAGGAAGTCTATGTGCTGCCGAAGTCGCTCGACGAAAAGGTCGCGCGCCTGCATCTGGCCAAGATCGGCGTCAAGCTCACCGAGCTGAAGAAGGACCAGGCCGACTATATCGGCGTGAAGGTCGAAGGCCCGTTCAAGAGCGATCACTACCGCTACTAA
- a CDS encoding bifunctional metallophosphatase/5'-nucleotidase produces the protein MRRSLWRADEAATSSIFVKVGWMLGLVFLVTPHLIGAAAAEPAERRVTFLTVNDIYRIDGVAEGKSGGLARLRTLRTWIERDAPDAILLHAGDFLSPSLVGKVFKGEQMIDAMNNLHGYPKTFDARMFVAFGNHEFDDSKCNNPASPLDKRIAESQFTWLVSNLDFSGCASMSGVPQRRNVKDGAIVDVGNVKIGLFGIGLTPDKKSAPDYPRFEEALPAARRSVAALRDRGAELVVALTHLPREDDETLLRELAPAGLDLLVGGHDHNNMVLMDSAGRPRGFKADSDGRSAWRIDVLLTSGQRPRVEAQLIALNEAIPPDEPMTKLAAWWAARADEELCRRRKDAEGKPASPLCLEEQIGRTQSVIELEETANRSQETGFGDWLADAVKKDTGADVAIVNSGILGLNEDLAAGTKLRLRHVADAIRFDDVIAVRVLPAKQVCAAIAHGLLHPGTGAWPHLAGVKAEVTRADNTYTAAAVTRFVGKKGVTCKSNTPIKVAAPPFLLCGGDGYPLLAPGETCIADLQKAPLPPGTKHKPRRLSEIAEAAIRAAGQAGIKPEKDGRVRFTEVGGAN, from the coding sequence ATGCGCAGGAGTCTTTGGCGGGCCGACGAAGCCGCGACGTCATCGATTTTCGTCAAAGTCGGTTGGATGTTGGGCCTTGTCTTCCTCGTCACGCCCCATCTGATCGGCGCAGCCGCCGCGGAGCCGGCCGAGCGCCGCGTGACCTTCCTCACCGTGAACGACATCTATCGCATCGACGGCGTCGCCGAAGGCAAGAGCGGCGGCCTCGCGCGCCTGCGCACGTTGCGGACCTGGATCGAGCGCGATGCGCCGGACGCAATCCTGCTGCACGCCGGCGATTTCCTGTCGCCGTCGCTGGTCGGCAAGGTGTTCAAGGGCGAGCAGATGATCGACGCCATGAACAATCTGCACGGTTATCCGAAGACCTTCGATGCCCGGATGTTCGTCGCCTTCGGCAATCATGAGTTCGACGATTCAAAGTGCAACAATCCGGCGTCCCCGCTCGACAAACGTATTGCGGAGTCGCAGTTCACCTGGCTCGTCAGCAACCTCGACTTTTCCGGCTGCGCGAGCATGAGCGGTGTGCCGCAGCGGCGCAACGTCAAGGACGGCGCCATCGTTGACGTCGGCAACGTCAAGATCGGCCTGTTCGGCATTGGCCTCACGCCCGACAAGAAAAGCGCGCCGGACTATCCGCGCTTCGAGGAGGCGCTGCCGGCTGCGCGGCGTAGCGTGGCGGCCTTGCGCGACCGCGGCGCCGAACTGGTCGTCGCGCTCACGCATTTGCCGCGCGAGGACGACGAGACGCTCTTGCGCGAGCTCGCCCCGGCGGGGCTCGATCTGCTCGTCGGCGGCCACGACCATAACAACATGGTACTCATGGACAGCGCGGGCCGCCCGCGCGGTTTCAAGGCGGACTCGGACGGCCGTTCGGCATGGCGGATCGACGTGCTGTTGACATCGGGACAGCGGCCGCGCGTCGAGGCGCAGCTCATTGCCCTTAACGAGGCGATCCCGCCCGACGAGCCGATGACGAAGCTGGCCGCTTGGTGGGCGGCGCGCGCCGACGAGGAGCTGTGCCGCAGGCGCAAGGATGCGGAGGGCAAGCCAGCCTCGCCCCTCTGTCTCGAAGAGCAGATTGGCCGCACGCAAAGCGTCATTGAACTGGAGGAAACCGCGAACCGCAGCCAGGAGACGGGCTTCGGCGACTGGCTGGCGGACGCGGTGAAGAAGGACACCGGAGCGGATGTGGCGATCGTCAATTCGGGCATCCTCGGTTTGAATGAGGATCTGGCGGCGGGGACCAAGCTTCGGCTGCGGCACGTCGCCGACGCTATCCGCTTTGACGATGTCATCGCGGTGCGCGTGCTTCCGGCCAAGCAGGTCTGCGCCGCGATCGCGCACGGTCTGCTGCACCCGGGAACGGGCGCTTGGCCGCATCTCGCCGGCGTCAAAGCCGAGGTGACGCGCGCCGACAACACATATACGGCGGCGGCCGTGACGCGCTTCGTCGGCAAGAAGGGCGTCACCTGCAAGAGCAACACGCCGATCAAGGTCGCGGCGCCGCCTTTCCTGTTGTGCGGCGGTGACGGCTATCCGCTGTTGGCACCGGGCGAGACCTGCATCGCCGATTTGCAGAAGGCGCCGCTGCCCCCCGGTACCAAGCATAAGCCGCGCAGGCTGAGCGAGATCGCCGAAGCGGCCATTCGCGCCGCCGGTCAGGCCGGCATCAAGCCGGAGAAGGACGGCCGCGTGCGGTTTACGGAAGTCGGCGGAGCCAACTAG
- a CDS encoding glycosyltransferase family 39 protein: MPLSAPFSAIRRLPALFRASLIDPVRADSTVLLSLAFYVAVWTAYGTIAKAPLGLHPDMVEIVAWSRDLSLGYLKHPPLAAWLVAAWFAVFPVTEWAYYLLAMLMPAVALWLAWKLSADYLDAEKRVVGLLLLMLVPFFNFHALKYNVNTVMMPLWAATTLAFLRSYRTSSLKWAALAGVCAAGAMLTKYWSVFLLAGLVVAALIDRRRMAYFKSLAPWVTVVAGAVVLAPHIVWLVDHHFAPFTYAMVVHGEKSLATTAVSAVGYIGGSIAYVAIPLVIVAVMAAFNPATFADMAWPQERERRLAALAFWLPFLLPALGAIVGRSEITSLWSMPAFTLLGVLLLSPPGVIVRAVDTQRLLVAAIVVPLAMLAASPGIAIMGQRKGPPAASAQAALLAHQVEQAWRQMTPAPLRFVGGEADLAYGVVTYAADRPRALTDMPPPDAAELARDGAAYVCMADDQNCRLKAAELAVKVPGSRTVESSIVRAFLRTPGQPQRYTLILVPPQFSRQ, encoded by the coding sequence ATGCCCCTGTCCGCCCCGTTCTCCGCCATTCGCCGCCTTCCGGCCCTGTTTCGCGCCTCGCTGATCGACCCGGTGCGGGCGGACAGCACGGTGCTGCTGTCCTTGGCGTTCTACGTCGCCGTCTGGACGGCCTACGGCACCATCGCCAAGGCGCCGCTGGGGCTGCACCCCGACATGGTCGAGATCGTCGCCTGGTCGCGCGATCTGTCGCTCGGCTACCTCAAGCACCCGCCGCTGGCGGCTTGGCTGGTGGCGGCGTGGTTTGCCGTGTTCCCGGTGACCGAGTGGGCCTACTACCTGCTCGCCATGCTGATGCCGGCGGTGGCGCTGTGGCTCGCCTGGAAGCTGTCGGCCGACTACCTCGATGCCGAAAAGCGCGTGGTCGGGCTCCTGCTGCTCATGCTGGTGCCGTTCTTCAATTTCCATGCGCTGAAGTACAACGTGAACACGGTGATGATGCCGCTGTGGGCGGCGACCACGCTGGCGTTCCTGCGCTCGTACCGGACTTCGAGCCTGAAATGGGCGGCCCTGGCCGGCGTGTGTGCCGCCGGCGCGATGCTCACCAAATACTGGTCGGTGTTTCTGCTGGCCGGGCTCGTGGTCGCCGCGCTGATCGACCGGCGGCGCATGGCTTACTTCAAATCCCTGGCGCCGTGGGTCACCGTCGTTGCCGGCGCGGTCGTCCTGGCGCCGCACATCGTCTGGCTGGTCGACCATCACTTCGCGCCATTCACGTATGCGATGGTCGTGCACGGCGAGAAGTCGTTAGCGACGACGGCGGTGAGCGCCGTCGGCTATATCGGCGGCTCGATTGCCTACGTCGCAATTCCGCTGGTCATCGTGGCGGTGATGGCGGCCTTCAACCCGGCGACCTTCGCCGACATGGCCTGGCCGCAGGAGCGCGAGCGGCGGCTCGCCGCCTTGGCCTTCTGGCTGCCGTTTCTGCTGCCCGCGCTCGGCGCCATCGTCGGCCGCAGCGAAATCACCTCGTTGTGGTCGATGCCGGCTTTCACCTTGCTCGGCGTGCTGCTGTTGTCGCCGCCGGGCGTCATCGTGCGCGCGGTCGATACGCAGCGCTTGCTTGTCGCCGCGATCGTTGTGCCGCTGGCGATGCTCGCAGCCTCGCCCGGCATTGCCATCATGGGACAGCGCAAGGGGCCGCCGGCCGCATCGGCGCAGGCGGCGCTGTTGGCGCATCAAGTCGAGCAGGCGTGGCGGCAGATGACGCCGGCGCCGCTGCGCTTCGTCGGCGGCGAGGCCGACCTCGCTTACGGCGTCGTCACCTACGCCGCCGACCGCCCGCGCGCGCTGACCGACATGCCGCCTCCCGACGCGGCCGAACTCGCGCGCGACGGCGCCGCCTATGTCTGCATGGCCGACGATCAGAACTGCCGGCTGAAGGCGGCGGAGCTTGCCGTGAAGGTGCCGGGCAGCCGCACGGTGGAAAGCTCGATCGTGCGCGCTTTCCTGCGCACGCCCGGCCAGCCGCAGCGGTACACACTCATTCTGGTACCGCCGCAGTTCTCACGTCAGTAA